One window from the genome of Luteithermobacter gelatinilyticus encodes:
- a CDS encoding VOC family protein, which yields MIGYVTLGTNHFEKAAAFYDKVLAVLGAKRTMEADSFIAWGTAPNEPMLSIILPYNKEAATAGNGTMVALYAQSPEVVKAVYEAALEAGGTDEGTPGPRSEGGDGFYAAYFRDLDGNKLNAFCMVPAS from the coding sequence ATGATCGGGTATGTGACATTGGGCACCAATCATTTTGAAAAAGCTGCGGCATTTTATGACAAGGTTCTGGCCGTGCTCGGGGCCAAGCGCACCATGGAAGCCGACAGCTTCATTGCCTGGGGCACCGCCCCGAATGAGCCCATGCTGTCCATTATCCTGCCCTATAACAAAGAAGCCGCCACCGCGGGCAACGGCACCATGGTGGCCCTTTATGCCCAGTCTCCGGAAGTGGTCAAGGCGGTGTACGAGGCCGCTCTTGAGGCCGGCGGCACGGATGAAGGTACCCCCGGCCCGCGCAGCGAGGGCGGTGACGGCTTTTATGCCGCCTATTTCAGGGATCTGGACGGCAATAAACTGAACGCCTTCTGTATGGTTCCCGCTTCTTAG
- a CDS encoding PEP-CTERM sorting domain-containing protein (PEP-CTERM proteins occur, often in large numbers, in the proteomes of bacteria that also encode an exosortase, a predicted intramembrane cysteine proteinase. The presence of a PEP-CTERM domain at a protein's C-terminus predicts cleavage within the sorting domain, followed by covalent anchoring to some some component of the (usually Gram-negative) cell surface. Many PEP-CTERM proteins exhibit an unusual sequence composition that includes large numbers of potential glycosylation sites. Expression of one such protein has been shown restore the ability of a bacterium to form floc, a type of biofilm.): MTTYLRTLAMITMMKKSVLKKYGWAVALTGMVLFAALPVRATTINLSNVQGPCVATPVGPQSQHLGFDTGQVQEYFQAVQPCHIEFQIGFDPIDAPLVQIAIDKDVFNNPDYPILDWKDFHIELAMLDASGALIQPDGLGFIFDPLPPVSSSGHFVLNELSDQHMLWFDGFLPVGETATFWLGIQVPNISGTGLETIVLWQIPTVPEPEMVGLLLLGLLGIAALRRRR, from the coding sequence ATGACAACATATTTAAGGACGCTCGCCATGATCACCATGATGAAAAAGTCTGTACTCAAAAAATACGGCTGGGCGGTTGCGCTGACGGGGATGGTTCTCTTTGCGGCGTTGCCGGTACGGGCCACAACCATCAATCTGAGTAATGTTCAGGGGCCCTGTGTGGCCACGCCGGTAGGGCCACAGTCACAGCATCTGGGCTTTGATACGGGGCAGGTTCAGGAATATTTCCAGGCTGTGCAGCCCTGCCATATCGAGTTTCAGATCGGGTTTGACCCCATTGATGCACCCCTGGTGCAAATTGCTATCGACAAGGATGTGTTCAACAATCCCGATTATCCCATTCTTGACTGGAAGGATTTCCATATCGAACTGGCCATGCTGGATGCCAGCGGCGCTTTGATTCAGCCCGATGGGCTGGGGTTCATTTTTGACCCGCTGCCGCCAGTAAGCAGCAGTGGGCATTTTGTGCTTAATGAGCTGTCGGATCAACATATGCTGTGGTTTGATGGTTTCCTGCCGGTGGGTGAGACCGCGACCTTCTGGCTGGGCATCCAGGTGCCCAATATTTCCGGAACCGGGCTGGAGACGATTGTGCTGTGGCAGATTCCCACCGTTCCGGAACCCGAAATGGTCGGGCTTTTGCTGCTTGGGCTGTTGGGAATTGCCGCGTTGCGCCGCCGCCGGTAA
- the argH gene encoding argininosuccinate lyase — translation MSDQKKASGKPASEKSANALWGGRFAAGPSEIMEKINASIDFDKKLYAQDIQGSKAHCKMLVAQGIISREDGAAILKGLDQVQTEIEAGNFTYDARLEDIHMHVESRLKEIIGEAAGRLHTARSRNDQVATDFRLWIRDAIDQMEAALGRLQAALVDKAEKFAEVILPGFTHLQSAQPITFGHHLLAYFEMFSRDRDRLRDVRKRLNECPLGAAALAGTSFDIDRFMTARELGFDRPTANSLDSVSARDFALEFLATASICATHVSRLAEEIVIWSSAQFDYITLSHKFTTGSSIMPQKKNPDAAELCRAKAGRIIGALNSLLIVMKGLPLAYSKDMQEDKEATFDAAENFSLIIAAMTGMIEDMGVKSDKMLTSTKAGFITATDLADWLVRVLDMPFREAHHVTGTLVARAEAKGCDLDGLSLKEMQEVEPRITEDVFSVLSVENSVASRQSYGGTAPDQVRAQVKAARKRLAS, via the coding sequence ATGTCTGACCAGAAGAAGGCCTCCGGAAAACCGGCCTCGGAAAAATCCGCAAACGCACTTTGGGGCGGACGTTTTGCTGCCGGTCCTTCGGAAATCATGGAAAAAATCAATGCCTCCATTGATTTTGACAAGAAGTTATATGCCCAGGATATCCAGGGGTCAAAGGCGCATTGCAAAATGTTGGTGGCACAAGGCATAATTTCAAGGGAAGATGGCGCGGCGATCCTGAAAGGACTGGATCAGGTTCAGACAGAAATCGAAGCCGGAAACTTTACCTATGATGCCCGGCTTGAGGATATCCACATGCATGTGGAATCCCGGCTTAAAGAAATTATCGGCGAGGCGGCCGGCCGGCTGCATACGGCGCGCTCGCGGAATGATCAGGTGGCGACCGATTTCCGGTTGTGGATACGCGACGCCATTGACCAGATGGAGGCAGCATTGGGGCGGCTGCAGGCGGCCCTGGTGGACAAGGCGGAAAAATTCGCCGAGGTGATCCTACCCGGCTTCACCCATCTGCAAAGCGCCCAGCCGATCACGTTCGGCCATCATCTTCTGGCTTATTTTGAAATGTTCTCCCGCGACCGGGACCGGCTTAGGGATGTGCGCAAGCGACTGAATGAATGTCCCTTGGGAGCGGCAGCGCTGGCAGGCACGTCCTTTGACATCGACCGGTTCATGACGGCCCGGGAACTGGGGTTCGATCGGCCAACGGCCAATAGCCTCGACAGCGTGTCAGCCCGGGATTTTGCATTGGAATTTTTGGCGACGGCGAGCATCTGCGCGACCCATGTCTCGCGGCTTGCGGAGGAGATTGTGATCTGGTCCTCGGCGCAGTTTGACTATATCACGCTGAGCCATAAATTCACCACCGGTTCCTCCATCATGCCGCAGAAGAAAAACCCGGATGCAGCGGAACTGTGCCGGGCCAAGGCCGGGCGAATCATCGGCGCGCTGAACAGCCTGCTGATTGTGATGAAGGGCTTGCCGCTTGCTTATTCCAAGGATATGCAGGAAGACAAGGAAGCCACTTTCGATGCGGCGGAGAATTTTTCCCTGATCATCGCCGCCATGACCGGCATGATCGAGGATATGGGGGTCAAGTCGGACAAGATGCTGACCTCCACCAAAGCCGGATTTATCACCGCCACCGATCTGGCCGATTGGCTGGTGCGGGTGCTCGACATGCCGTTTCGGGAGGCGCATCATGTCACCGGCACATTGGTGGCGCGGGCGGAAGCGAAGGGCTGCGATCTGGACGGTCTCAGTCTCAAGGAAATGCAGGAGGTGGAACCGCGCATTACCGAAGACGTGTTCAGCGTGCTGAGTGTGGAAAATTCCGTCGCCAGCCGCCAGAGCTATGGCGGTACCGCCCCTGATCAGGTGCGCGCCCAGGTCAAGGCCGCCCGCAAACGTCTTGCATCCTGA
- a CDS encoding TlpA family protein disulfide reductase, whose product MNKTIIGLAVFIALVFAALLFANNFLNDGNTPKVSPLQALAVGNMAKFSAHSQPKSLPDIPFIAPDGRQVTLDAFHGKVILLNIWATWCAPCRHEMPGLDRLNQTMKNQNFEVVILSMDRSGRDVVMKFLNEVGIQSLSPYLDPTGKFSRAAGALGLPVTLLINKEGKELGRLTGPAEWDSEDARALIRATLDPA is encoded by the coding sequence ATGAATAAAACGATTATCGGTTTGGCGGTTTTTATTGCCCTTGTTTTCGCGGCACTCTTGTTCGCAAACAACTTCCTGAACGACGGAAATACGCCAAAAGTGAGCCCGCTGCAAGCCCTGGCGGTGGGAAATATGGCAAAATTTAGCGCCCATTCACAGCCCAAGTCCCTACCGGATATTCCCTTTATCGCCCCGGACGGCCGCCAGGTCACCCTTGACGCCTTCCACGGCAAAGTGATTCTGCTGAATATCTGGGCCACCTGGTGCGCCCCCTGCCGCCATGAAATGCCGGGTCTCGACCGGTTGAACCAGACCATGAAAAATCAAAATTTCGAGGTGGTGATCCTGTCTATGGATCGCAGCGGCCGGGACGTGGTGATGAAATTTCTGAATGAGGTGGGCATTCAGTCCCTGAGCCCCTATCTGGACCCCACGGGCAAATTCAGCCGGGCGGCCGGCGCACTGGGCCTGCCGGTCACGCTGCTGATCAATAAAGAGGGGAAAGAACTCGGCCGGCTGACCGGTCCCGCGGAATGGGACTCCGAAGACGCCCGCGCCCTGATTCGCGCCACCCTGGATCCGGCCTAG
- a CDS encoding TonB-dependent receptor, with product MPDLSASRLFCLLFSAAASVGVTALPAISDDGAPAHDHGHEMEEIFATAAPHEKNRMDVLQGNSLLSGEDLDRRMAGTIGETLSGMPGISSTYFGPGASRPIIRGLGGDRIRVLINGIGSIDAASTSPDHAVAGDPLTAERVEVLRGASTLIYGNNAIGGVVNIIDNRIPAALPEAGFEGRARLGYETAGEDISGGAAITSAVGNRFALHLNGYFRNSEDYDIPGKAESERLHAAEGHDDSSLENETSGTVENSDVDNKGGAVGFGWFGENAKLGASFSLNDSNYGVPGGHGHEEEDHEEEDHEEEVVRIDLDQKRFDLAGEITRDFAIFQTARLRFGYADYEHKELEGEAIGTRFLNEGWEGRLELIQKDMEKLHGSMGLQIRKRNFKAIGDEAFVPPSETLQWGVFAVEEVVLDPLTLEFGARFDHQNTENKTLGIDRSFNSISLSAGAAYHPTDDSLVGLSLSHTERAPTPEELFSNGPHLATNAFERGNIGLDKEKGITAELTLKKESETFRGSLNLYHSWYQDFIFEQETGEDIDGLRVFEFRQQDARFYGAEVEAEWTLFQKGLHQVSLDVAGDYVRAKFTDNGGNVPRIPPLSATLGLNYIGEALEARAEVRFVDDQNKIGANELATDGYTELNLELGWQPAEAIPELMVRLAAENLTDAERRTHTSFLKDRVPLPGRNFKLSLTYGF from the coding sequence ATGCCTGACCTTTCCGCCAGCCGCCTGTTTTGTCTGTTGTTTTCCGCCGCCGCCAGCGTCGGCGTAACGGCGCTCCCGGCAATCAGTGACGACGGTGCCCCGGCACACGATCACGGCCATGAAATGGAAGAAATCTTTGCCACCGCGGCCCCCCATGAGAAAAACCGCATGGATGTGCTGCAAGGCAACAGCCTGCTCAGCGGCGAAGATCTTGATCGGCGCATGGCCGGCACCATTGGCGAGACGCTGAGCGGCATGCCGGGCATTTCCTCCACCTATTTCGGGCCCGGTGCCAGCCGCCCGATCATTCGTGGCCTGGGCGGCGACCGGATCCGGGTGCTGATTAATGGGATCGGCAGCATCGACGCTGCCAGCACCAGCCCCGACCATGCCGTGGCCGGCGATCCGCTTACCGCCGAACGGGTGGAAGTCCTGCGCGGGGCCAGCACTCTGATTTACGGCAATAACGCCATTGGCGGCGTGGTCAATATCATTGACAACCGGATTCCTGCTGCCCTGCCGGAGGCGGGCTTTGAGGGCCGCGCGCGCCTCGGTTATGAAACAGCGGGCGAAGACATTTCCGGCGGCGCAGCGATCACCTCTGCCGTGGGGAACCGGTTCGCCCTGCATCTCAACGGGTATTTCCGCAATTCGGAAGATTACGACATCCCCGGTAAGGCCGAAAGTGAACGTCTGCATGCCGCCGAGGGCCATGATGACTCGTCGCTTGAGAATGAGACTTCCGGCACGGTGGAAAACTCCGACGTGGACAACAAAGGCGGGGCCGTTGGTTTCGGCTGGTTCGGGGAAAACGCCAAGCTCGGCGCGTCCTTCAGTCTTAATGACAGCAATTACGGTGTTCCTGGTGGTCATGGACATGAAGAAGAGGACCATGAAGAAGAGGATCACGAAGAAGAAGTCGTGCGCATCGACCTGGACCAGAAACGTTTTGATCTGGCCGGGGAAATCACCCGGGATTTTGCCATTTTCCAAACCGCCCGCCTGCGTTTTGGATATGCAGATTACGAACACAAGGAACTGGAAGGCGAGGCCATCGGCACCCGCTTCCTGAACGAGGGCTGGGAAGGACGCCTGGAACTGATCCAGAAAGACATGGAAAAGCTGCACGGCTCCATGGGCTTGCAAATCAGGAAACGGAACTTCAAGGCCATTGGGGATGAGGCCTTTGTGCCGCCCTCCGAAACCCTGCAATGGGGTGTCTTTGCGGTGGAGGAAGTAGTCCTTGACCCGCTGACCCTGGAATTCGGGGCCCGCTTTGATCATCAGAACACCGAAAACAAGACGCTGGGCATTGACCGCAGCTTCAACAGCATCAGCCTGTCGGCCGGCGCCGCCTATCATCCAACGGATGACAGCCTGGTGGGCCTGAGCCTCAGTCACACAGAACGGGCGCCCACGCCCGAGGAACTGTTTTCCAATGGCCCGCATCTGGCCACCAATGCCTTCGAACGAGGCAATATCGGCCTGGACAAGGAAAAAGGCATTACCGCAGAACTGACCCTCAAGAAAGAAAGCGAAACGTTCCGCGGCAGTCTCAACCTGTATCACAGCTGGTATCAGGACTTTATTTTCGAGCAGGAAACCGGTGAAGACATAGACGGCCTGCGGGTATTTGAATTCCGCCAGCAGGATGCCCGCTTCTACGGCGCGGAAGTAGAAGCGGAATGGACCCTGTTCCAAAAAGGACTGCATCAGGTCAGCCTGGACGTGGCCGGGGATTATGTCCGCGCCAAATTCACGGACAATGGGGGCAATGTCCCCCGTATTCCCCCGCTCAGCGCCACGCTGGGGCTGAATTACATCGGTGAGGCGCTGGAAGCCCGCGCGGAAGTACGTTTTGTGGATGATCAAAACAAAATCGGGGCCAATGAACTGGCCACGGACGGCTATACCGAACTGAACCTGGAACTGGGCTGGCAACCGGCGGAGGCCATTCCCGAGCTGATGGTGCGGCTGGCGGCAGAAAACCTGACCGATGCGGAACGGCGCACCCACACCTCGTTTCTCAAGGACAGGGTGCCGCTGCCCGGGCGGAATTTCAAACTCAGCCTGACTTACGGGTTTTAG
- a CDS encoding universal stress protein, producing the protein MTKGKLTYLVGYDGGEVSERAAKLAADKLVSHGGGRLLLVYVVDWSEFEVMSVEELAVRHSQQMEQLETAEEEILEPAKKRLAREGVTIESFVQVGHAADVITSVAEEQNADQIFMGHKGKGFLAKLGLGSVAYGVLQKAKVPVTVVP; encoded by the coding sequence ATGACCAAGGGAAAATTAACTTATCTGGTGGGGTATGATGGTGGAGAGGTCAGTGAGCGCGCCGCCAAGCTTGCCGCGGATAAACTGGTTTCACATGGCGGGGGGCGGCTGCTGCTGGTTTATGTGGTCGACTGGTCCGAATTTGAGGTGATGAGTGTGGAAGAGCTGGCCGTGCGTCATTCCCAGCAGATGGAACAGCTGGAAACGGCGGAAGAGGAAATTCTGGAACCGGCCAAAAAACGCCTGGCGCGCGAAGGCGTGACCATTGAAAGTTTTGTCCAGGTGGGCCATGCCGCAGACGTGATTACCTCGGTGGCCGAGGAACAGAATGCGGACCAGATTTTCATGGGGCACAAGGGCAAGGGGTTTCTCGCCAAGCTGGGGCTGGGCAGCGTAGCATACGGCGTGCTGCAAAAAGCCAAGGTGCCGGTGACGGTGGTGCCGTAA
- a CDS encoding cyclic nucleotide-binding domain-containing protein, producing the protein MDRSVHKTPFNHARSNLKLVTSSTCSGNTACEDCSVRHIAMCSALDTKQVQQLADISTDFKRDARQILCSEGDPADYLYNIREGCVRISKMLPDGRRQITGFLFPGDFFGLACKDVYTFTAEAISPVDMCRFPRKKIARLFSEMPELGERVFEMTSTELEAAHDQMLLLGRKTASEKLCSFLLAMAEKSALRTPRAADHVHLPMSRSDIADYLGLTVETVSRQFTKLAKAGLIKLEGAHDVHLLDRDALADMAEGD; encoded by the coding sequence ATGGACAGGTCAGTACACAAAACGCCTTTTAATCATGCCCGTTCCAATTTGAAACTGGTGACCTCTTCGACCTGTTCCGGAAACACGGCCTGCGAAGACTGTTCCGTCCGGCATATCGCCATGTGTAGCGCCCTTGACACGAAACAGGTGCAGCAGTTGGCTGATATTTCCACAGACTTCAAACGGGATGCGCGGCAGATTTTATGTTCCGAGGGCGACCCGGCAGATTATCTGTATAATATCCGCGAAGGCTGTGTGCGTATTTCCAAAATGTTGCCGGACGGCCGCCGGCAGATTACCGGCTTTCTGTTCCCGGGAGACTTTTTCGGACTGGCCTGCAAGGATGTCTACACCTTCACGGCAGAAGCCATTTCCCCGGTGGATATGTGTCGCTTTCCGCGCAAGAAAATCGCGCGGCTGTTCAGTGAAATGCCGGAGCTTGGCGAACGGGTTTTCGAGATGACCTCGACCGAATTGGAAGCCGCCCATGACCAGATGCTGCTTTTGGGCCGTAAAACCGCCAGCGAAAAACTGTGCTCCTTCCTTCTGGCTATGGCGGAAAAGTCCGCGCTGCGCACGCCTCGCGCCGCAGATCACGTTCATCTGCCCATGAGCCGCTCGGACATTGCCGACTATCTGGGGCTGACCGTCGAAACTGTCAGCCGGCAGTTCACCAAACTGGCCAAGGCCGGGCTGATCAAACTTGAAGGGGCTCATGATGTGCACCTTCTGGACCGTGACGCCCTGGCGGATATGGCAGAAGGAGACTGA
- the rplU gene encoding 50S ribosomal protein L21, with amino-acid sequence MFAVVKTGGKQYKVAKDDILKVEKLEGEAGSKVTLDEVLLVGDDKGVQVGSPTVAGTVVTAEILEQTRGDKVIIFKKKRRHNYRRKKGHRQELTVLKVLEIGKGGAKKAAPKKADKAEKAESAKAEDSKPAAKKAAPKKAAAAEKKTPAKKAAPKKAAATKATKKSPKTTEEK; translated from the coding sequence ATGTTTGCAGTCGTCAAAACTGGTGGCAAACAGTATAAAGTAGCCAAAGACGATATTCTCAAGGTAGAGAAACTTGAGGGCGAAGCCGGCAGCAAGGTAACCTTGGATGAAGTGCTGCTGGTGGGTGATGACAAAGGGGTTCAAGTTGGCTCCCCAACGGTGGCTGGTACGGTTGTGACCGCAGAAATCCTGGAACAGACCCGGGGCGACAAGGTCATCATCTTCAAGAAAAAACGCCGCCACAACTATCGCCGCAAAAAAGGCCATCGTCAGGAACTGACGGTGCTTAAGGTCCTGGAAATCGGCAAGGGCGGGGCGAAGAAAGCCGCGCCGAAGAAGGCCGACAAGGCGGAAAAAGCAGAGAGCGCAAAGGCGGAAGACAGCAAACCTGCCGCAAAAAAAGCGGCGCCGAAAAAGGCCGCTGCCGCAGAGAAGAAAACCCCTGCCAAGAAGGCCGCACCGAAAAAAGCCGCTGCGACCAAGGCAACCAAAAAGTCACCCAAGACAACTGAGGAGAAATAA
- the rpmA gene encoding 50S ribosomal protein L27, giving the protein MAHKKAGGSSRNGRDSAGRRLGVKKFGGEAVIPGNILVRQRGTQFYPGENVGMGKDHTLFALTEGKVKFSKGKLKRSYVSVVSEA; this is encoded by the coding sequence ATGGCACATAAGAAAGCTGGCGGGAGTTCCCGCAATGGTCGCGACTCAGCCGGTCGCCGTCTTGGTGTAAAGAAATTCGGTGGCGAAGCCGTGATTCCCGGTAACATCCTGGTGCGCCAGCGTGGCACCCAATTCTATCCGGGTGAAAATGTCGGCATGGGCAAGGACCATACCCTGTTTGCACTTACGGAAGGCAAGGTCAAATTTTCCAAAGGCAAACTGAAACGCAGCTATGTAAGCGTTGTCAGCGAAGCCTAA
- the obgE gene encoding GTPase ObgE has protein sequence MQFLDQCKIYIRSGAGGDGCVSFRREKYVEFGGPDGGNGGRGGHILVEAVEGLNTLIDYRYKQHFKAPRGGHGMGKNRTGAQGGDLVLQVPVGTQIFDENYDVMLADLTEPGQVVMMLEGGKGGLGNTAFKSSTNQAPRKFTPGGPAEEMWIWLRLKLMADVGLVGLPNAGKSTFLATTSRAKPKIGDYPFTTLAPQLGVVRVGDREFVIADIPGLIEGAHEGHGLGDRFLGHVERCGILLHLIDGTGEDVVEAYRTVRHELEAYGAGLDRKPEIIGLNKCDALDEDLIKMLSDELAQVTDAPVLPVSGVTGAGVKEVLSLLLKQVDAAREKEKDAVSSPSYAASATSAPEEEEDNTPQEEDPTGWSPI, from the coding sequence ATGCAGTTTCTCGATCAGTGCAAGATTTATATCCGTTCCGGCGCCGGCGGCGATGGCTGCGTCAGCTTCCGGCGGGAAAAATATGTGGAATTCGGCGGTCCTGATGGCGGCAATGGCGGGCGCGGCGGCCATATTCTGGTCGAAGCCGTCGAAGGTCTCAACACCCTGATCGACTATCGTTACAAACAGCATTTCAAAGCCCCGCGCGGCGGCCATGGCATGGGCAAGAACCGCACCGGCGCACAGGGCGGAGACCTAGTGTTACAGGTACCTGTCGGCACCCAGATCTTTGATGAAAATTATGACGTCATGCTGGCGGATCTGACCGAACCCGGCCAGGTGGTCATGATGCTGGAAGGCGGTAAGGGGGGGTTAGGCAATACGGCTTTCAAGTCCTCCACCAATCAGGCCCCACGCAAATTCACCCCCGGAGGACCGGCCGAAGAAATGTGGATCTGGCTGCGTCTGAAACTGATGGCCGATGTGGGGCTGGTGGGCCTGCCCAATGCCGGCAAGTCCACCTTTCTTGCCACCACCAGTCGCGCTAAACCGAAAATCGGCGATTATCCCTTCACCACGCTCGCCCCGCAGCTGGGGGTGGTGCGCGTCGGCGACCGGGAATTTGTCATTGCCGATATTCCCGGCCTGATCGAAGGCGCCCATGAAGGCCACGGTCTGGGGGACCGTTTTCTGGGCCATGTGGAACGCTGCGGCATCTTGCTGCATTTGATCGACGGCACCGGTGAAGATGTGGTTGAGGCCTACCGTACCGTACGTCATGAACTGGAAGCCTACGGCGCAGGACTGGACCGCAAACCCGAAATCATCGGCCTGAATAAGTGTGATGCGCTGGATGAGGACTTGATCAAGATGTTGAGCGATGAACTGGCCCAAGTGACAGATGCCCCTGTCCTGCCCGTGTCCGGCGTCACCGGGGCGGGGGTAAAAGAGGTGCTAAGCCTGCTGCTCAAACAAGTGGACGCCGCCCGCGAAAAAGAAAAGGATGCTGTCTCTTCCCCGTCCTATGCCGCTTCTGCCACCAGCGCGCCGGAGGAAGAAGAAGACAACACGCCGCAAGAGGAGGACCCCACAGGCTGGTCTCCTATCTGA
- the proB gene encoding glutamate 5-kinase, which translates to MKDILNDSHRIVIKIGSALLVDAQTGQLRENWLESIAADVARLRSAGKDVILVSSGSIALGRKLLDLKISKRLEDNQAAAAMGQIELAAAYRQILGRHNIPVAQILLTYGDTEERRRYLNARNTMLRLMKLGVVPVINENDTVATDELRYGDNDRLAARVATMCEANCLFLLSDIDGLYTADPHKDENAQFIAHVDQITAEIERMAGTPISTGFGSGGMITKIAAARIATAGGCHMVIASGKPLNPVSRYLDGGPGTWFQASDSPYAAKKQWINGTLEISGRLVVDAGAAQALGQGKSLLPAGVVRVEGNFDKGDAVSILDLHGREIGRGLIAYGATEARKLIGRRSQEIEQILGYVGREELIHRSDLVMTGNGHK; encoded by the coding sequence ATGAAAGATATCCTGAACGACAGCCACCGTATCGTGATCAAGATTGGTTCCGCCCTGCTGGTCGATGCCCAGACCGGACAGCTTCGCGAAAACTGGCTGGAAAGCATTGCCGCGGATGTGGCCCGCTTGCGGTCCGCAGGCAAGGATGTGATTCTGGTCTCGTCCGGCTCCATCGCACTGGGGCGCAAGCTTCTGGACCTGAAAATCAGCAAACGGCTGGAAGACAACCAGGCCGCCGCCGCCATGGGCCAGATCGAATTGGCCGCCGCCTACCGACAGATTCTGGGCCGTCACAACATTCCCGTGGCGCAAATTCTGCTGACCTATGGCGATACGGAGGAACGCCGCCGCTATCTTAATGCCCGCAACACCATGCTGCGACTGATGAAACTGGGCGTGGTGCCGGTCATCAATGAAAATGACACTGTGGCCACAGATGAACTGCGTTATGGTGACAATGACCGGCTGGCCGCTCGGGTCGCAACCATGTGTGAGGCAAACTGTCTGTTTTTGCTGTCGGATATAGACGGCTTGTACACCGCCGATCCCCACAAGGATGAAAACGCGCAATTTATCGCCCATGTGGACCAGATCACGGCGGAAATTGAAAGGATGGCCGGCACCCCCATTTCCACCGGCTTTGGCTCCGGCGGCATGATCACCAAAATCGCCGCTGCCCGAATCGCCACAGCCGGTGGCTGTCATATGGTTATTGCCAGTGGTAAACCCCTCAATCCAGTCAGCCGCTATCTGGATGGTGGTCCCGGCACCTGGTTCCAGGCCAGCGACAGCCCCTATGCCGCCAAAAAACAGTGGATCAATGGTACGCTGGAAATCAGCGGCCGCCTGGTGGTGGACGCCGGCGCCGCACAGGCCTTGGGACAGGGCAAAAGCCTGTTGCCTGCCGGTGTTGTGCGGGTGGAGGGCAACTTTGACAAGGGGGACGCAGTGAGCATTCTCGACCTGCACGGCCGGGAAATCGGCCGAGGCCTGATCGCCTATGGCGCGACCGAAGCCCGCAAGCTTATTGGCCGCCGCAGTCAGGAAATCGAACAAATTCTTGGTTATGTGGGGCGTGAGGAATTAATTCACCGCAGTGACCTTGTCATGACCGGTAACGGGCATAAATAA